The uncultured Desulfovibrio sp. DNA window TCTTCGCTGGACAGTGACGGCAGCGGCGGCCTGAGCGCCGAGGAAACGGGCCTCAGCCAGTCCGTATTTGACGCCATGGACACCGATCAGAACGGCTCCGTCTCTTCCGATGAACTGGCGGCCGCGCTGAAAAAACAGCGCGAAGCCATGAACAACAACTCCCAGAATTCACAAAACCAGTCCAGCGCGCAGAACTCATCGGGCGAAATGGACGCAAAAACCCTGCTGTCTTCAATCATGAACGGCCAGACGCCCCCGCCGCCTCCCTCGCAAGGGCAGTCTGCTTCGTCTGGTCAGACCGGATCATCCCACATGGCTTCCAAGCTTTTTTCGAGCCTGGACAGCGATGGCAGTGACGGCCTCAGCGTTGATGAAACAGGCCTCAGCCAGTCAGTGTTCGACTCCATGGACGTGAATCAGGACGGCTCCGTTTCTGCTGACGAGCTTGCCACCGCGCTTGAAAAGCAACGCGCCGCAATGGGAACGGACCAGACCAGCACAAGCCGAACCGCCATGGCCCGCAGCTTTCTGTCAGCCATTGCCAACAGTGCATATCAGAGCGTGAGCCAGACCACCGCCGCTGCCCAGAGTGTGGAAGCAGTGGCCTGATCCCCACCAGAAACAATGCCTCCTCCACGCAGGGGGCGCTCATACATTATGCCCGCAAACATGAGCCCGGCTGTGCAAAACAGCCGGGCTCATGTTATATGACGCGACCGACTACGCGTTAATTCCAGCCCTGCCCATTATGATAAAACCGCTCGCCATTTTTTGCACAGCAAGGCAGATAGTGCCGCCGCTGAGCTGCCGCAAAAGCATAAAAAATCCGCACTGATCAAGAAAAAATCGCCGATGCATAACCATATGAAAATAATAACTTTCACAATCTAATTGCGAAACAAAATCAGTAACTCAAAAAAATATCAAGTGTAACGCACTGTTTTATAATGATTAAATTTAAGAATAAAACAAATTAGGGGGCAGTTATACCACTTGTGAAATTAGTGTGATTATATTGACATAAACGGCATAAAGAAATATGAACATGGCCGCACCAATGGACTCTTGTATAATAGCATCTAGACCAGAGGATTATATGAACACATTTGAAAAGCTTAGTGAAACGTTGATGCGTGAGCTGCGCCTCATTCATGCACCCGTTGCAATCAAATACTTCTACGACCAGCAGGAGCTTGATTCTTTCAAGCAAAATCAGCCCCACTACTCTCCCATGAAGCCGCTGACCTTCTGCCAGAGCGAAGTCGGAGCACGCATGGAAGGTATTACAGTCATTGTAGAGCGTGAAAAGATGGGCTGTACCAATGCTAGTTTTGTGTTCGGCTGGAAAGAGCTGGACGAACCCGAAATCAAAAGCCACCTCAAGTACTGCGCCGATGCCGACCATGCCCGCAAGGTGCTCGAAGCCAAGCCACATGTTCCGGCCAACCTGCTGGCCATAGCCGTGAGCCCGCTTGCGGCAGCCACCACCCAGCCCGATGTGGTGCACTTTGTGTGCGATACCATGCAGGCCTACCACATCATTGGCGACTGGATGGCAACCCAGCGCATCGACAACTTCCACCCGTCCATGAGCGTCAACTCTGCCGTCTGCTCCGGCAACGTTTACACGCTGAACACCAAGCAGGCGAACCTGTACCTCGCTTGCAGCGGCAGCTACAATTCCGGCAAGACGGAACGGGGCGAAATCAACGTGTCCATCCCCGGCGAGCACATGGAAGCTCTGGTGCAGCGCCTTGAAGACCGCGTCACCAACAAGGGCGGCGCGTCCATCACCCGCCTTGGCGAACCCTTCCCCGGCGCAGCCGTGTGCAAGAACTGCCCTCTCATTGTTTTCAAGAAAGAACGCGACGCCTAAAAAGGCTCTCGCATACAGGTATACAACAACAGCCGGGCTGCCTTGCGCAGCCCGGCTGTTGTGCTGTGAGCTCTCGGCAAGTTCGCTCACTGAGTATATAAATCCTATGCAATCAAGTAGTATCCCCGCCAAAGGGCAAAGACGTTACGGGCGTGTCATCCTTGAGGTTCACTCCAGTCAATTGCCGCGCAAAGGCCCCCTGCACCAGATAGCACATTTTGCGCAGGCCTTGTTCAATGCTGAGGCCCGCAGGCCGCATGGCTTGAACACACGGTGTGCCTGTGCAGACGCCACCGTGAGGGAGGCATGCCCTTGGGCGAGGTATAAGCTTGCGCGGGGATATTTTATTTGGGCAGACAACAAACAAGCCCCTCGACCTTAAGGCAGAGGGGCTTGTTTTATACGGATACAAATCCCGCTTCGCGGGTTTTGCATCTGCTAGATAAAGAACAGCCAGGTCAACAGTGCGAACAGAGGCACCAGAATGCCTACCGACCATGCCATGTAGCCAAAGAAGCTGGGCATAGGCACGCCGTCGCTTTCTGCAATGGAGCGAACCATGAAGTTGGGCGCGTTGCCAATGTAGCTGTTGGCGCCCATGAACACGGCACCCGCAGATATGGCGGCAAGGGTGGCGGGCATGTCGTGCATAAGGTGCTGCGCATCACCACCAGCCGTGTTGAAAAACACAAGATAGGTCGGCGCATTATCCAGAAAACTGGAGAGAATGCCCGTGAGCCAGAAATACATGGAATTTACCGGCTGCCCATCGTGCGAAACAAGGTGAATCAGGGGAGCAAGCGCACCATCGGCACCTGCGCGCAAAATGGCAATGGCCGGAACCATGCTGATAAAAATGCCAAAGAACAGCTTGGCAACTTCTTCAATGGGGGCCCAGGAAAAGCCATTGAGTTCACGGCAGCGCCTGCTCGTAAATTTGAGCGAAAGCCCGGCCAGGCACAGCAGCACCACATCGCGCAGCAGGTTCTGTCCTTCGACCGACACGCCGAAGACCGAAACCAGTTCACCCATGGGATACAGGCCAGAAAGCAGCACAGCCACGACAACGCCCAGCAGAAAGAGCAGGTTGATCTTGCCGTCAAGGCCGAGCTTCTCTTCTACCGCGCCTGCCTGCACCTCAGGCTTGGGGCTGCCTTCTTTCTTGAACAGCACGGTATCAAGAACAAAGAAGATACCCAGCAAAATTGTGGCAATGAGGCTTGTTTTCATCATCAGATTGGTTGTGGTCCAGAAGAAATCCACACCCTTCAGAAAGCCCAGAAACAGCGGCGGATCGCCCAGAGGAGTGAGCGAGCCGCCAATATTGGCCACAAGAAAAATAAAAAAGACAACTGAATGAACACGGTATTTACGGTGCGCGTTGGCCCGAAGTAAGGGGCGGATAAGCAGCATGGCCGCGCCGGTTGTACCCATCCAGCTGGCCAGCACAGTGCCGACTGCCAGCAGACCAGTATTGACTGCGGGGGTTCCGACCAGCGAACCGGTAAGCCGCACACCGCCTGCGATGGTAAAGAGCGTGAACAGCAGCACCAGAAAAGGAACGTAGTCCAGCAGGATAATGTGTAAAAACTCGTAGAGGGCCACATTAAACCCATAAGCCAGAATACAGGGAGTCAAAAAGGCCAAGCCCCAGAAGGCCGCGATTTTACCAAAGTGTTTTTCCCAAAAATGGGGCAATGCCAGGGGCATTATGGCAATCGAAAGCAGCATGCACACAAAGGGGATTGCCCAAAGGACTGAAAGCTGTGCACCAGGGATATTGGGATGTCCCTCGCCTGCGAGAACGACACCGGGCACAAGAAGCGCGGCGCACAGGGCACCGAACGCAGTTAGAAATCTTGCCATATGCACTCCTCAAATAGGTAACCATCTTATACCATAGGGTATTGCGAAACTTTATATCAAGCATAAATTAAAAAGACAATCGCTCCATATGTATTT harbors:
- a CDS encoding EF-hand domain-containing protein, which translates into the protein MSVSALSSSSSSYWEKMLAQMKGSSETQAQDNLASKLFGDLDSDGNGALSLDETGLSGDLYNKIDTDGDGAVSQTELQKAIETQRNAMLTNMQMGQSQAAQTAASTQPTAKDLLSAIMSGQVPGGMQGAGRGGKGDDLASKLFSSLDSDGSGGLSAEETGLSQSVFDAMDTDQNGSVSSDELAAALKKQREAMNNNSQNSQNQSSAQNSSGEMDAKTLLSSIMNGQTPPPPPSQGQSASSGQTGSSHMASKLFSSLDSDGSDGLSVDETGLSQSVFDSMDVNQDGSVSADELATALEKQRAAMGTDQTSTSRTAMARSFLSAIANSAYQSVSQTTAAAQSVEAVA
- a CDS encoding DUF169 domain-containing protein, encoding MNTFEKLSETLMRELRLIHAPVAIKYFYDQQELDSFKQNQPHYSPMKPLTFCQSEVGARMEGITVIVEREKMGCTNASFVFGWKELDEPEIKSHLKYCADADHARKVLEAKPHVPANLLAIAVSPLAAATTQPDVVHFVCDTMQAYHIIGDWMATQRIDNFHPSMSVNSAVCSGNVYTLNTKQANLYLACSGSYNSGKTERGEINVSIPGEHMEALVQRLEDRVTNKGGASITRLGEPFPGAAVCKNCPLIVFKKERDA
- a CDS encoding sodium:proton antiporter translates to MARFLTAFGALCAALLVPGVVLAGEGHPNIPGAQLSVLWAIPFVCMLLSIAIMPLALPHFWEKHFGKIAAFWGLAFLTPCILAYGFNVALYEFLHIILLDYVPFLVLLFTLFTIAGGVRLTGSLVGTPAVNTGLLAVGTVLASWMGTTGAAMLLIRPLLRANAHRKYRVHSVVFFIFLVANIGGSLTPLGDPPLFLGFLKGVDFFWTTTNLMMKTSLIATILLGIFFVLDTVLFKKEGSPKPEVQAGAVEEKLGLDGKINLLFLLGVVVAVLLSGLYPMGELVSVFGVSVEGQNLLRDVVLLCLAGLSLKFTSRRCRELNGFSWAPIEEVAKLFFGIFISMVPAIAILRAGADGALAPLIHLVSHDGQPVNSMYFWLTGILSSFLDNAPTYLVFFNTAGGDAQHLMHDMPATLAAISAGAVFMGANSYIGNAPNFMVRSIAESDGVPMPSFFGYMAWSVGILVPLFALLTWLFFI